From one Montipora capricornis isolate CH-2021 chromosome 10, ASM3666992v2, whole genome shotgun sequence genomic stretch:
- the LOC138019312 gene encoding uncharacterized protein, giving the protein MPPKRTVRSRNPSAKVIQAASTGEPSRKRPKRSAGPSHAAGGPPVASQPSSTRHSSPVETQPSSSTSGLPVPIQQSSAVSHPSSESQVPFLPSGIMDQLVARVVDEVTKRLSSSDTIHHAPLALTGASEGISGPAPGTLTELPLVVPDPVPTSGAPMPTAATSSPNASSSVSSSHQLPILPRVSFSGLADNIVQGSVAAAQSALSGRDFPTFSTIPYGTGPNRHSSASAASELAPVISSLLRSSLQPSSLPTYQRSWKLFHLFLHATFPGVLTSFPISPSILALFIAYMYNHHYAPSTVHTYVSALGYCHKLSGLSDPTKVFFVLQMLKGYGKVGSRLDSRLPITLPILHRLLAATNHLCRSPYEICLFRAMYSLAFFACLRTGGITLSSSKGGGSPMQLHQLVQLVDKNQKVVALKCTFLDFKHNYNQRPFSLVIHRQDQFCPVHLILEYLSVRGRKPGPLFILADGSAVVRTHFTNQLSIAFEYCGLDPSRYKGHSFRIGAASYAAEAGMSDAQIRALGRWKSNAFQKYVRIPSLSS; this is encoded by the exons ATGCCTCCCAAGCGCACAGTTCGTTCACGTAACCCCTCAGCAAAGGTAATTCAGGCGGCCTCCACCGGTGAACCCTCACGAAAGAGACCTAAACGCTCTGCAGGACCTTCTCATGCCGCTGGTGGTCCACCAGTTGCTTCACAACCATCCTCCACAAGGCACAGTTCACCAGTGGAAACACAACCATCTTCTTCAACAAGTGGTTTGCCAGTGCCAATTCAACAGTCCTCTGCAGTTAGCCATCCCTCCTCTGaatctcaggtgccctttcttcCGTCAGGGATTATGGATCAGTTGGTGGCCAGAGTGGTTGACGAAGTGACAAAACGTCTTTCTTCTTCTGATACAATTCATCACGCTCCCTTGGCTTTGACTGGCGCGAGTGAGGGCATCAGTGGTCCTGCTCCTGGCACTTTAACAGAGTTGCCTTTGGTGGTTCCCGACCCCGTGCCAACCTCAGGCGCTCCTATGCCTACAGCTGCTACTAGTTCTCCAAATGCCAGCTCATCAGTGAGTTCATCCCATCAGTTGCCAATCTTGCCTCGAGTTTCATTTTCAGGTTTGGCCGATAACATCGTGCAAGGATCAGTTGCTGCGGCGCAGTCAGCTTTGTCAG GTCGAGACTTTCCAACGTTTAGCACCATCCCATATGGAACCGGGCCCAACAGACATTCCTCTGCATCTGCGGCCTCAGAACTGGCACCCGTAATATCTTCGCTTTTGAGATCCAGCCTTCAACCTTCGTCGCTTCCAACTTATCAACGTTCCTGGAAGCTTTTTCATCTGTTTTTGCATGCTACATTTCCTGGTGTTTTAACAAGTTTTCCAATTTCCCCTTCAATTTTAGCCCTTTTTATTGCTTACATGTATAACCATCATTACGCTCCTTCCACTGTGCATACTTATGTCTCTGCCTTAGGCTACTGCCATAAGTTATCAGGGCTTTCCGATCCCACTAAGGTCTTTTTTGTCCTTCAGATGCTCAAGGGTTATGGTAAAGTTGGTTCTCGTTTAGATAGTAGGCTTCCAATCACTCTGCCCATACTGCATAGGCTTTTAGCAGCCACCAATCATCTCTGTCGTTCTCCTTATGAGATTTGTCTTTTTCGTGCAATGTACTCCCTTGCATTTTTTGCCTGCCTTAGGACCGGTGGAATCACCCTGTCCAGCTCCAAGGGAGGTGGATCTCCTATGCAGCTTCATCAGCTGGTGCAGTTggtggataaaaatcaaaaggTTGTGGCACTGAAGTGCacctttttggattttaagcATAACTATAACCAACGACCCTTTTCTTTGGTGATTCATCGTCAAGATCAATTTTGTCCAGTGCATCTGATTTTAGAATATTTGTCGGTTAGAGGGCGTAAGCCAGGCCCCCTTTTTATTTTAGCTGATGGTTCTGCTGTCGTTAGAACTCATTTTACCAACCAACTCTCCATTGCCTTTGAGTACTGTGGTCTTGACCCATCTAGATATAAGGGGCATAGTTTTCGGATAGGGGCTGCTTCTTATGCCGCAGAGGCCGGAATGTCTGATGCCCAGATCAGGGCTTTGGGCCGTTGGAAGTCCAATGCTTTTCAGAAATATGTTCGGATTCCTTCTTTATCATCTTAA
- the LOC138020635 gene encoding paired box protein Pax-8-like yields the protein MYRERVLDLYHDGFGNRQISREIRSSPGFVQKVIDCYNEQNTSLRGIRVGFPSPKIDEQVMEYIEVQKLMKPSTYSTELQQRLLLDGVVHPTNLPSVSQINKVIRKELLITRKKLTTIPLESTTSEATAAIDDFLTEIANINPTTLHFLDESSVIKTTGNRNYGSAPLGQAAFKIQRYASNANFTINLLHSFSGVDSPSNGFELLNVFDEVLQEH from the coding sequence ATGTACAGAGAACGAGTGTTGGACCTTTATCATGATGGATTTGGCAACCGTCAAATCTCACGGGAAATTCGTTCGAGCCCCGGTTTTGTACAGAAAGTGATAGACTGTTACAATGAACAAAATACATCCCTCAGAGGCATTAGAGTTGGCTTTCCTAGTCCCAAAATCGATGAACAAGTCATGGAGTATATAGAGGTACAAAAACTAATGAAACCGAGCACTTACTCGACCGAATTACAACAGAGGCTTCTACTTGATGGAGTAGTTCATCCTACCAATCTACCGAGCGTATCACAGATCAACAAGGTCATTCGCAAAGAACTTTTAATCACGAGAAAGAAACTTACAACTATTCCACTCGAATCTACAACCTCTGAAGCAACAGCAGCTATTGATGATTTTCTTACTGAAATAGCTAACATCAACCCAACGACCTTGCATTTCCTTGACGAATCCAGCGTAATCAAAACTACAGGTAACAGAAACTATGGGAGCGCGCCACTAGGACAGGCTGCTTTCAAAATTCAGCGCTACGCGTCTAATGCAAATTTTACTATAAATCTTTTGCATTCATTTTCTGGCGTTGACAGTCCATCTAATGGATTTGAACTGCTAAATGTCTTTGACGAAGTTCTTCAAGAGCATTGA